The genomic region TAGCTACAGAAAAACAAGTTTCCCTTAGTTTAATCCTTGTGGATCCTCCGTTGGAAACTGACCCCATATTACGGGAAAACTGGTTCACTCTCATGGGAAACTGGGATCAACTAGGTAGGTTGTGCACTAATTTGATTAGTAACGCCCTACAATATACTCCCAGGGAAGGAAAAGTGCAAGTAGAATTGGCACGAGTTTTGACAATGCCTGGTCCTTGCTTACAAATTAAAGTGATTGATACGGGAGTAGGTATTCCTAGGGAATCCTTACCAAAACTATTCGATAGATTTTATCGCGTGGATCCAGCTCGCTCCCAACGAGACGCTACCACCGGATCGGGTTTAGGTTTAGCTATTGTCCATACCATTGTAGAACAACATCAAGGGGAAATTAAGGTTCACAGTATTCCTGGTCAGGGGACCACTTTTGTTGTTCATTTACCTCTGGGTAGTTAATTTTACTAATTTTTTTATTAATTTCTCCCATTTTCTAAGTAAATATCTCGAATATCAGGGTCCAATTTTTCTTCTAACATCTGGTAGCTCTGTTGTAATAAATCACTTACCTGTACTATGGAAATATTTTCTCCCTCTGCTTGTAAATAAGCAGCAATTCGGGTCTCACTCCAATGGAAGGTTTGCGCCATTAGCAAAACCACCCGTAGAACAGGTGGTAGTTTATCTAGTGCTTGCTGTAAATAGCACCAAAGCGGAGGTGAGGTTTCTTTTATAGAGTAGTGAATTGCTTCTGCTGGTGGTACACTGATTCGATTAATACAAAAGGCTGTCATGTTAATTAACCAGTTTTGCAAGCTTAATGTTTCTTTCTCGGTTATTGGTTGCTCCAGAGAAAGTTCTCTCATTTCATAGTATATCTGTTGCCAGGTCAGGGCAAATAAATAGTCTGCTTGAACGGGAGATTTCGCTGAGTGTTGAATCAGGGTGTAAACTATGGGATGATAACGAGCAAATATGGCTGTGAAATATCGACCACTATCCGGATAGCGCTGAAACAGATCCAGCAGTTCTTGATCGGTTTGCTCAAATAGGGATTTCACCAAGGGGTGATTGGTTTCGGGAAAGGAGGGAATTTGCACGGGGGTTTAAATGTCAGCTAAAGTTGGTTAGAGTATAAACTAGTAAGGAGATAGCGATATGCTAGTCTTTAGCAACAATACTAAAAACCTATTCACTATACAATCTAGATTTATTCATGGTTATAGTAGCTAATGTGATACCTTTTTTGCATATTCCAGTGACAATTGCCTCTTTTTTCCCCTCCCTACCCTTGGATAGTCTGTTTTCCACCC from Cylindrospermopsis curvispora GIHE-G1 harbors:
- a CDS encoding RNA polymerase sigma factor — translated: MQIPSFPETNHPLVKSLFEQTDQELLDLFQRYPDSGRYFTAIFARYHPIVYTLIQHSAKSPVQADYLFALTWQQIYYEMRELSLEQPITEKETLSLQNWLINMTAFCINRISVPPAEAIHYSIKETSPPLWCYLQQALDKLPPVLRVVLLMAQTFHWSETRIAAYLQAEGENISIVQVSDLLQQSYQMLEEKLDPDIRDIYLENGRN